ATATGTAATCCCACTAGTAGCCCAAAGTTCTGACCATTGCCCTATTCTGATGTTAGATGGGAGAGATGAAGAGACTAGAGTACAAAGAAGACCTTTCAAATACGAAGCCAGCTGGGGGTGCAGAGAAGATTGTGCTGAAATCATTTCTAGAGTTTGGACCATGAATCCAATCCACCAACCAAGTGTTCAAGAGGTGACAGAGGGCCTAAACAGATGCAAGCAGAACCTTATGGTTTGGAGTAGAACCACTTGCAAGAACCAGCAGAGGCTTATAGACTCTAAACTCAACTAGCTTAAGGCCATCCAAGAGTCCAACGTGGGAGAAGATAATGTGATCATAAGCAACCTGAAGAAAGACATAGACAACCTACTTGAAGAGGAAGACttgaaatggaaacaaagggcaaaGCAACAATGGCTTAAAGAGGGTGATAGGAACACAAGCTTCTTCCATAAATGCGCAAACCAAAGGAGAAAAGTCAACACAATCCAGAAAATTATGGATGAAAACGAAAGTCCAGCTAGCACACCAAAAGAAGTGAGCCAAGTCTTCCAAGGTTATTTCCAGAACCTTTTTACCTCATCAAAACCTGAGAACATTGAGGCATGCACTCGACACCTTCAATCTCCCATCACGAATTTAATGAATGACTCCCTTACAAGGAGAATCGATAGAGCAGAAATCGAAAAGGCTGTTTTCAGCATGAAAGGCTTAGGATCTCCAGGACCAGATGGGTTCCCTACCATCTTCTATCAAAACCATTGGGAGGTGGTCAGTTCTCAAGTGTGTGCTGTAGTACAGAATGCATTCCAGTCTAGTTGCTGGCCAAGGGAGTTTAATGCCACTCATATAGCCCTTATCCCAAAGACCAAAAACCCAACAAAAGTCACAGAGTACAGACCGATCAGCCTCTGCAATGTGATCTACAAAATACTTGCAAAAGTCCTAGCAAACAGATTAAAGAAATTTCTGCCTTCAGTTATCTCCCAAGCACAAAGCGCTTTCGTACCAGGAAGGCCGATTACAGATAACATAATTGTAGCTTTTGAGGCACTTCATTCCATGCAGGGCAGATTGAAAGGCAAAGAGGGCTACATGGCACTAAAACTGGACATGAGCAAAGCATACGACAGGATAGAGTGGGTTTTCTTGGAAGCAGTAATGAGGAAAATGGGGTTTGCCCAAAAATGTATCGAGGTGGTAATGAAATGCATCTCCTCGGTCTCATATGCATTAATCATCAATGGCCTTCCCCAACAAGTCTTTTTTCCAACTCGGGGCATTAggtagtgtgacgcccccaaatccccatgcccgaacacggggaaatcgagacgtccggatggtgacaacccgggtcaccatcctatcgacgggtgccaagtgtgtgcaaaggcaacaaatgtacacgaaagaacacgcagcggataacgaaagtcataactaagtaccagaatttttcttaacgtaatacaagctgtttaaaacgtacatagataaaatattacaaaacacaaatacagttttaaacaaatataaaacatagcatcagcaacccggcggagtcgcatcctcaggctcagcctcctcctcttcgtcctctaactctgcaccaaaagctacggaaccaagaatggtactgcaggtaagtaaaacccaaacactaccagataaaaacatataaaactcaaacaagatgcatgaaacatgcccaatgcacaaagcccataaaacacaagttttccacacacgccaaaaacccatttggcccaaaaacacacaacctttctaactaacacgccaaaagtcacatttggcccaatatctcgccaaaagtccatttggcccaataccacgccaaaagtcccatttggcctctcaaaccattatccaattttaaccgcatgCACCataacctcccctaggggtcatccgcacaccctggctccagtgccacaccgcagagtaccaccacgcgtgtgacacctaacaagcgatgcccagttccgcgccccgcgcgtgcgtagccaagcatcctctagccctcaccagcgaagggccac
This is a stretch of genomic DNA from Carya illinoinensis cultivar Pawnee chromosome 3, C.illinoinensisPawnee_v1, whole genome shotgun sequence. It encodes these proteins:
- the LOC122304645 gene encoding uncharacterized protein LOC122304645, translated to MNCLSWNCRGLGNPRTIRELHHLVKTKVPNFVFLMETKCRRNKVEKIRNQIGFHQSYVVDNRGLSGDLAFLWKDGLEVELETYTRWHISLSVKLPEIENGVTLTWFYGSPEPSKRRGSWELLRALKPQNTNAWLCLGNFNEIMDQSEKLGAAERPYWQMENFREAVEECDLSEIHFHEEGFTWNGRDEETRVQRRPFKYEASWGCREDCAEIISRVWTMNPIHQPSVQELKAIQESNVGEDNVIISNLKKDIDNLLEEEDLKWKQRAKQQWLKEGDRNTSFFHKCANQRRKVNTIQKIMDENESPASTPKEVSQVFQGYFQNLFTSSKPENIEACTRHLQSPITNLMNDSLTRRIDRAEIEKAVFSMKGLGSPGPDGFPTIFYQNHWEVVSSQVCAVVQNAFQSSCWPREFNATHIALIPKTKNPTKVTEYRPISLCNVIYKILAKVLANRLKKFLPSVISQAQSAFVPGRPITDNIIVAFEALHSMQGRLKGKEGYMALKLDMSKAYDRIEWVFLEAVMRKMGITQHFWWGQNNTRKKIHWCSWEKVGLAKSGGGVGFRNFENFNLAMLAKQGWRLLQNPTSLAAQVLSSKYFPDGAMLKAKLGNNPSLIWRSIMAAKPLLEEGLIWRIGNGCSTKLWHDRWLPSPISFKIQSRINTLEGEAKVAEIIE